Proteins from one Limanda limanda chromosome 9, fLimLim1.1, whole genome shotgun sequence genomic window:
- the LOC133010219 gene encoding insulin-like growth factor-binding protein 1 yields the protein MWSTGGLCLRHVVVAALVSAVLGSPVLGVPVLGSPVLGVPVLGSPVLGVPEPIRCAPCSPERMRQCPAVAPGCSEVLREPGCGCCLACALQPAQLCGIYTAPCGSGLRCTPRPGDPRPLHSLTRGQAVCTETPEPATTPEPQTQEPELEMENTAMISDPGSSLFLPGHTKPFDPRAAADAQESMKAKLVAIRRKLVEQGPCHLELQRALDKIAKSQQKLGDKLTRFYLPNCDKHGLYKPKQCESSLDGQRGRCWCVNSWNGKKLLGSSDVSTDAECP from the exons ATGTGGTCCACGGGTGGATTATGTTTGCGGCACGTCGTGGTGGCGGCGCTGGTCTCCGCCGTGCTGGGGTCTCCGGTGCTGGGGGTCCCGGTGCTGGGCTCCCCGGTGCTGGGGGTCCCGGTGCTGGGCTCCCCGGTGCTGGGGGTCCCGGAGCCCATCCGCTGCGCCCCCTGCTCCCCGGAGCGGATGCGCCAGTGCCCGGCCGTGGCGCCCGGCTGCAGCGAGGTGCTGCGGGAGCCCGGCTGCGGCTGCTGCCTCGCCTGCGCGCTGCAGCCTGCGCAGCTGTGCGGGATCTACACGGCTCCCTGCGGGTCCGGCCTGAGGTGCACCCCCCGACCCGGAGACCCCCGGCCGCTGCACTCCCTCACCCGGGGCCAGGCCGTGTGCACGGAGACCCCCGAGCCCGCCACGACCCCCGAGCCCCAGACCCAAG aacCAGAGCTGGAGATGGAGAACACAGCCATGATCTCGGACCCGGGCTCCAGCCTCTTCCTCCCCGGACACACGAAGCCCTTCGACCCGCGGGCTGCAGCCGACGCGCAGGAGAGCATGAAAGCCAAACTGGTGGCGATCCGCAGGAAGCTGGTGGAGCAG gGGCCCTGTcacctggagctgcagagagccCTGGACAAGATCGCCAAGTCCCAGCAGAAGCTCGGGGACAAGCTGACCAGGTTCTACCTCCCGAACTGTGACAAGCACGGCCTCTACAAACCCAAACAg tgtgagTCCTCCCTGGACGGACAGAGAGGTCGGTGCTGGTGCGTGAACTCCTGGAACGGAAAGAAGCTTTTAGGGTCGAGTGACGTGTCCACGGACGCAGAGTGTccctga